The following are from one region of the Osmerus mordax isolate fOsmMor3 chromosome 1, fOsmMor3.pri, whole genome shotgun sequence genome:
- the lactbl1b gene encoding putative beta-lactamase-like 1, which yields MQVKWTQLGMAFFLLLSLVMTGCFLWQYQLPKLPPGMGGNSKAERMCPRFPQALPLEHPIPSLKEALEKVDTLLRQTLNPVSMPSLSAIVIFNDTVLWTGNFGKKNNSDPLSTPPNEYTIYRIASLSKIFPTLMLYRLWEDGKVGSLDDPLEKYVDNFTIKNPLGRTRDSELKYVTDGLIFLDSGEVQIRSSSVTLRRMASQLSGLPRRLRATNLLWKGKTQAAVNLLHDDVLVADPGTKCHYSNLAFSLLAHVLAEKVVGLDYQRWITDNILDRLGMEDTGFDITPGIQSQMAVGVYSSGLPAPLYDLGWYRPSGQMFSTAADLAKLAMMLLGAYHRKLLEPDTLKIMLTPLFRCDKDYFANRTGTPWEVNEQLGYEVVRKDGDLDGYSATFSLVPRLKLGLVVLMAGSRPQNQDVVSKAYSHIIPAMERAFRESKKIITPPPSSDPYVGFFTYGNITFYEIKAGADGVLIMQQFGPQIEDLIPEKYRTIKLNYLVERVFRVVFEKEYPCVLRVSTASVSLEAQDGQLFNFYMFDKRGLSPGFDAPGLNTYNVVRIARRPTFSN from the exons ATGCAGGTGAAGTGGACCCAGCTGGGCATGGcgttcttcctgctcctctccctcgtcATGACGGGGTGTTTCCTCTGGCAGTACCAGCTGCCAAAGCTGCCGCCAG GGATGGGTGGGAACTCTAAAGCAGAGAGGATGTGTCCACGCTTTCCCCAGGCCCTCCCTCTTGAACACCCTATCCCCAGCCTGAAGGAAGCCCTGGAGAag GTGGACACCCTACTGCGCCAGACCCTGAACCCTGTGAGCATGCCCTCCCTGTCGGCCATCGTCATCTTTAACGACACCGTCCTCTGGACGGGGAACTTTGGCAAGAAAAACAACAGCGACCCCCTGTCGACACCACCCAATGAGTACACCATCTACAG GATTGCCAGCCTGTCGAAGATCTTCCCCACACTGATGCTGTACCGGCTGTGGGAGGACGGCAAGGTGGGCTCCCTGGACGACCCCCTGGAGAAGTACGTGGATAACTTCACCATCAAGAACCCCCTGGGCAGGACGCGAGACTCAGAGCTCAAGTACGTGACGGACGGCTTGATCTTCCTGGACAGCGGGGAGGTCCAGATACGCTCCTCGTCCGTCACCCTCCGCAGGATGGCCAGCCAGCTCTCAG GTTTGCCCAGAAGACTGAGAGCAACAAACCTGCTGTGGAAGGGAAAGACCCAGGCTGCTGTTAACCTCCTACACGATGACGTCCTAGTGGCAGACCCCGGAACCAA GTGCCACTACAGCAACCTGGCCTTCTCGCTGCTGGCTCATGTCTTGGCTGAGAAGGTGGTGGGCCTGGACTACCAGCGTTGGATCACAGACAACATCCTGGACAGGCTGGGCATGGAAGACACAGGCTTTGACATCACCCCGGGCATCCAGAGCCAGATGGCCGTGGGGGTGTACTCCAGCGGCCTGCCAGCCCCTCTCTACGACCTGGGCTGGTACCGTCCATCGGGGCAGATGTTCTCCACAGCGGCGGACCTGGCGAAGCTGGCCATGATGCTGCTGGGGGCCTACCATCGCAAGCTGCTGGAGCCCGACACCCTGAAGATCATGCTGACGCCGCTGTTCCGCTGCGACAAGGACTACTTCGCCAACCGCACCGGCACGCCCTGGGAGGTGAACGAGCAGCTGGGTTACGAGGTCGTACGCAAGGATGGGGACCTGGACGGCTACTCCGCCACCTTCTCCCTGGTGCCCCGTCTCAAGCTGGGCCTGGTGGTCCTGATGGCTGGGTCGAGGCCTCAGAACCAGGATGTGGTGTCCAAGGCCTACAGCCATATCATCCCGGCCATGGAGAGGGCCTTCCGCGAGTCCAAGAAGatcatcacccctcccccaagcTCAGACCCTTACGTCGGCTTCTTCACCTACGGCAACATCACCTTCTACGAGATCAAAGCCGGGGCGGACGGGGTTCTGATCATGCAGCAGTTTGGGCCCCAGATTGAGGACCTGATCCCCGAGAAGTACCGGACCATAAAGCTCAACTACCTGGTGGAGAGGGTGTTCAGGGTGGTGTTTGAGAAGGAGTATCCCTGCGTCCTACGGGTCAGCACCGCCTCTGTGTCCCTCGAGGCCCAGGATGGACAGCTCTTTAACTTCTACATGTTCGATAAACGGGGTCTCTCCCCCGGCTTCGACGCGCCAGGCCTGAACACGTACAACGTTGTCAGGATAGCTCGGAGACCGACCTTCTCGAACTGA
- the nmur3 gene encoding neuromedin-U receptor 2, with the protein MDGCCLEDEFSNLSGAESQSPNLTVFLNLTSNSTGVQSIEDLLLDILGPKRSPFVLTITLVYLLIFLTGLSGNLLTCTVIVKHKKMRTTTNLYLFSLAVSDLMVLLFGMPLEIYDLWQNYPFPFGEGGCYFKTFLFETVCFASILNVTALSVERYMAVIHPLKTRCLSTNTHARRVIAAVWAVSLSCAVPNTLLHGIYYLDLPEKVDESAICTVLKPLWMYNVVVQVTMVCFYFLPMTLISVLYLIMGFRLGREESQPRGTGNSQTRWKIHEDSGRRRQITKMLSVVVVVFGLCWAPFHIERLLWSSISRWTDFLHGVYECVHILSGIMFYLSSAVNPVIYNLLSTRFRECFRELVCTQVEEGTPGRETLSFVKIQDPPGVVPRRRVKTQDSSSFIPLLSPTVAVHVDTTAAMFKEQDCTAL; encoded by the exons ATGGATGGGTGCTGTCTGGAAGACGAGTTCTCCaacctctcaggagctgaaagccAATCCCCCAACCTCACAGTGTTCCTCAACCTCACAAGCAACAGCACGGGGGTCCAGTCCATCGAAGACCTCCTACTGGACATCCTGGGGCCCAAACGCTCCCCTTTCGTCCTCACCATCACGCTGGTctacctcctcatcttcctcaccgGCTTGTCAGGCAACCTGCTCACCTGCACGGTGATAGTCAAACACAAGAAGATGCGCACCACCACCAACCTGTACCTGTTCAGCCTGGCGGTGTCCGACCTCATGGTGCTCCTATTCGGGATGCCCCTGGAGATCTACGACCTGTGGCagaactaccccttccccttcGGCGAGGGCGGCTGCTACTTCAAGACCTTCCTGTTCGAGACGGTGTGCTTCGCCTCCATCCTCAACGTGACGGCCCTGAGCGTGGAGCGCTACATGGCGGTGATTCACCCGCTGAAGACGCGCTGCCTGTCCACCAACACGCACGCCAGGCGCGTCATCGCCGCCGTGTGGGCGGTGTCGCTCTCCTGCGCCGTTCCCAACACCCTCCTCCACGGCATCTACTACCTGGACCTGCCCGAGAAGGTGGACGAGTCGGCCATCTGCACCGTGCTCAAGCCCCTCTGGATGTACAACGTGGTCGTCCAGGTGACCATGGTGTGTTTCTATTTCCTGCCCATGACGCTGATCAGCGTGCTGTACCTGATCATGGGCTTCAGgctgggcagggaggagagccaGCCCCGGGGGACGGGAAACTCCCAGACCAGGTGGAAGATCCACGAGGACAGCGGACGGAGGAGGCAAATCACCAAGATGCTGT CGGTGGTCGTGGTTGTGTTCGGCCTCTGCTGGGCTCCCTTCCACATTGAGCGCCTCCTCTGGAGTTCCATCAGCAGGTGGACCGACTTCCTGCACGGCGTCTACGAGTGCGTCCACATCCTGTCCGGTATCATGTTCTACCTCAGCTCCGCCGTCAACCCCGTCATCTACAACCTGCTCTCCACGCGCTTCCGGGAGTGTTTCCGTGAGCTCGTCTGCACCCAGGTGGAAGAGGGCACCCCGGGGAGGGAGACCCTGTCCTTTGTCAAGATCCAAGATCCCCCTGGCGTGGTCCCCAGACGCCGGGTCAAGACTCAAGACTCATCCTCTTTCATCCCTCTGCTTTCTCCAACGGTGGCCGTGCACGTAGACACCACAGCAGCCATGTTCAAGGAGCAGGACTGCACTGCTTTATAA